The following proteins are co-located in the Gloeocapsa sp. PCC 7428 genome:
- a CDS encoding heavy metal translocating P-type ATPase, producing the protein MIGDGKEPIQQKTRSHHNEHNGHHAHHQQNADTPHHGHAGHSGHGGHPGHHDPAIFKRRFFICLVLTIPILYFSEQLQGWLGYEAIAFPGSNWINPILGIVIYFYGGWVFLRGAWSELHSKIGMMTLIALAITVAFVYSIAVSLGLPGMPFFWELATLVDIMLLGHWIEMASVAGASRALENLAELVPTQAHRLQNGKIEDVPVSEITVEDVILIRPGEQIPNDGVVIEGDTSVDESFLTGESRPVPKQQGNEVVAGSVNGEGSVQVKVTRVGGETTISQIMRLVEEAQGSRSRYQVLADRTAYWLTLIAIAAGTITFIVWLWLSDLLFAINRSVTVLVITCPHALGLAIPLVVANSTGLAAKNGILVRNRDALERAKDIKTMAFDKTGTLTEGKFGVQRVYAERIDESQALAIAAVLETPSEHPLAKAVVTAAQQQRLELPQMSDFKTVTGRGVEGDIRGQIYRIGRPEWVSEQKLPISTSLQAGLTKADERGESAVVLMDNRQAIAVISMADRVRERAREAVNQLHAKDIQVVMITGDAEAVAKTVAQELGIDRYYARVLPEDKVKIISQLKREGATAFVGDGINDAAALLEANMGIAIGAGTNVAIESADLVLIEDDPLDAVKALNLAQKTYSKMIQNLFWATGYNVIAIPLAAGVASAWGILLSPAVGALLMSLSTVIVAVNAVLLRRAKLA; encoded by the coding sequence ATGATAGGAGATGGTAAGGAACCTATACAGCAGAAAACGCGATCGCATCACAACGAGCATAACGGTCATCACGCACACCACCAACAGAATGCCGATACTCCCCATCACGGACACGCTGGACATTCTGGACACGGAGGACATCCAGGACATCACGATCCAGCAATTTTTAAGCGACGGTTCTTTATCTGCTTAGTCCTTACAATACCTATTCTGTATTTTTCTGAGCAATTGCAAGGCTGGTTAGGGTATGAAGCGATCGCCTTTCCTGGCTCTAACTGGATTAACCCTATTCTAGGTATCGTCATCTACTTTTATGGTGGCTGGGTATTCCTACGCGGAGCCTGGAGCGAACTGCATAGTAAAATTGGCATGATGACCTTGATTGCGCTGGCAATCACAGTTGCTTTCGTCTACAGCATCGCAGTTTCTCTTGGTTTACCTGGAATGCCCTTTTTCTGGGAACTAGCAACGCTGGTAGATATTATGTTGCTGGGACACTGGATTGAGATGGCTTCTGTCGCTGGAGCCAGTCGCGCCTTAGAAAATTTAGCCGAACTCGTACCAACACAAGCGCATCGATTGCAAAACGGCAAGATTGAAGATGTGCCTGTTAGCGAAATTACCGTAGAAGACGTTATCCTGATTCGTCCAGGGGAACAGATACCTAATGACGGCGTAGTCATTGAGGGAGATACGAGCGTGGATGAGTCATTTCTGACTGGAGAATCTCGTCCCGTTCCCAAACAACAGGGGAATGAAGTCGTCGCTGGTTCTGTTAATGGCGAAGGTTCGGTGCAAGTCAAAGTTACTCGCGTTGGTGGTGAAACCACAATCAGTCAAATTATGCGCTTAGTGGAGGAGGCGCAAGGATCGAGAAGCCGCTATCAAGTATTAGCCGATCGCACTGCATATTGGTTAACCTTAATTGCGATCGCAGCAGGGACAATAACATTTATCGTTTGGCTGTGGCTGAGCGATTTGTTATTTGCGATCAATCGTAGCGTTACTGTACTCGTCATTACCTGTCCTCATGCATTGGGATTAGCAATTCCCCTCGTTGTTGCCAACTCTACAGGGCTAGCCGCTAAAAACGGAATTTTGGTACGCAATCGCGATGCCTTGGAACGGGCAAAAGATATCAAAACAATGGCATTTGATAAGACGGGAACCTTAACAGAAGGTAAATTTGGAGTGCAAAGAGTCTATGCCGAGCGCATCGATGAAAGCCAAGCATTAGCGATCGCTGCTGTGTTAGAAACGCCTTCCGAGCATCCTTTAGCTAAAGCTGTAGTCACAGCCGCCCAACAACAAAGGCTAGAGTTACCGCAGATGTCTGACTTCAAGACAGTGACGGGTAGGGGAGTCGAGGGCGATATTCGCGGTCAAATTTACCGCATTGGACGACCAGAATGGGTATCAGAGCAAAAATTGCCAATCTCAACATCGCTGCAAGCAGGATTGACAAAAGCAGACGAGCGCGGTGAGAGTGCAGTCGTGTTGATGGACAATCGCCAAGCGATCGCCGTTATATCAATGGCAGATCGCGTCAGAGAACGAGCACGGGAAGCAGTGAATCAGTTACACGCTAAGGATATTCAAGTCGTGATGATTACGGGTGATGCAGAAGCTGTAGCAAAAACAGTGGCTCAAGAGTTAGGTATAGATCGCTACTACGCCCGCGTTTTACCAGAAGATAAGGTCAAGATTATCAGCCAGTTGAAACGAGAAGGTGCAACTGCTTTTGTGGGAGATGGTATCAACGATGCTGCGGCGCTTTTGGAAGCAAATATGGGAATTGCGATCGGTGCGGGAACAAATGTCGCAATTGAATCGGCAGATTTAGTGTTGATTGAAGACGATCCGCTTGATGCCGTCAAAGCTTTAAATCTAGCGCAGAAAACCTACAGTAAGATGATTCAAAACCTATTCTGGGCGACAGGATACAACGTCATTGCGATTCCTCTGGC